In Cryptomeria japonica chromosome 10, Sugi_1.0, whole genome shotgun sequence, a genomic segment contains:
- the LOC131060769 gene encoding two-component response regulator ARR4, with translation MGQSNREASVSEFHVLAVDDSPVDRKIIERLLGNSSYKVTSVDCVRKALEFLGLEDDCQGLNVDKIKVNMIVTDYNMPGLTGYDLLRRVKESSTLNDIPVVIMSSENVESRTRRYLSGGAEEFILKPVRLSDVERLRSHILKRQPSSNKRKFMSDSILVQAERRPRLSGLTVA, from the exons ATGGGGCAAAGTAACAGAGAGGCCAGTGTGTCTGAGTTTCATGTTCTTGCTGTTGATGACAGTCCCGTGGACAGAAAAATTATCGAACGCCTCTTAGGAAACTCTTCTTATAAAG TGACGAGTGTTGATTGTGTAAGAAAAGCTCTGGAATTTCTTGGTTTGGAAGATGACTGCCAAGGCCTCAATGTTGAT AAAATTAAGGTGAATATGATAGTGACAGACTATAATATGCCAGGGCTGACTGGTTATGATTTGCTCAGGAGAGTCAAG GAGTCATCAACACTGAATGATATTCCTGTGGTGATCATGTCTTCAGAGAATGTGGAATCACGAACAAGAAG GTATTTGTCAGGAGGTGCAGAAGAATTCATATTGAAGCCTGTGCGACTATCAGATGTTGAGAGACTCAGATCTCACATTCTCAAAAGACAACCCTCTTCTAACAAAAGGAAATTCATGTCTGACAGCATTTTGGTACAGGCAGAGAGAAGACCGAGACTCAGTGGATTAACAGTGGCCTAA